The Actinomadura sp. WMMB 499 genome includes a window with the following:
- a CDS encoding tyrosine-type recombinase/integrase has translation MSSGGRGPGPVMVWTPAQTGSFLDFIAEERSYALSPRSLSAGCVVPRSRTWLGPTPTCRAQLTVRETSPGTEDPGDEYDDTKSEAGERTVALDEATMAVLLDWRARQERETRVGPEVRVDSGRVFTREDGARPRPQWISTRFEDLIKKYGLVRHRHSVEDCQPDRRCHRLSDRTVQAAIAGDPLPPIRFHDLRHGAATLALLGNVNMKVISETLGHARPSFTADTYTSVLPEVSKEAVAAVVHRRPQAGTPAAANVISFADRRNRRGEHAG, from the coding sequence GTGTCGAGCGGTGGCAGGGGGCCGGGACCGGTGATGGTCTGGACACCCGCCCAGACGGGATCGTTCCTCGACTTCATCGCGGAAGAACGGTCGTACGCCCTCTCCCCCCGGTCGCTTTCCGCGGGCTGCGTCGTGCCGAGGTCGCGGACCTGGCTTGGGCCGACACCGACCTGCAGGGCACAGCTGACCGTCCGCGAGACGAGCCCGGGTACCGAGGACCCCGGCGACGAGTACGACGACACCAAGTCCGAGGCGGGCGAGCGCACCGTGGCGCTCGACGAGGCGACCATGGCGGTACTCCTGGACTGGCGAGCCCGCCAGGAACGCGAGACTCGCGTCGGCCCCGAGGTGCGGGTGGACTCCGGGCGGGTCTTCACCCGCGAGGACGGAGCCCGGCCGCGTCCTCAGTGGATCTCCACGCGGTTCGAGGACCTCATCAAGAAGTACGGACTCGTTCGGCACAGGCATTCGGTCGAGGACTGCCAACCTGATCGCCGTTGCCACCGGCTCTCCGATCGCACCGTTCAGGCGGCGATCGCGGGTGATCCGCTGCCGCCGATCCGCTTCCACGATCTGCGGCACGGCGCCGCGACGCTGGCCCTGCTGGGCAACGTCAACATGAAGGTGATCAGCGAGACGCTCGGGCACGCGCGCCCTTCGTTCACTGCCGACACCTACACCTCGGTGCTTCCGGAGGTGTCCAAGGAGGCGGTGGCGGCGGTCGTTCACCGCCGACCGCAGGCGGGGACACCCGCTGCCGCCAACGTGATCTCGTTCGCGGACCGCCGCAACAGGCGCGGCGAGCACGCAGGGTAA